A region from the Flavobacterium enshiense genome encodes:
- a CDS encoding DUF6495 family protein produces MKYTRLTKEQLEELHPEFINFLASQSIDKSEWDTIKNKTPEVAEQEIDVFSDLIWEGVLGNAKYLEHYSKNYIFLFHCTEIHMMTIIIRSLIPEVDLLKKEGLQWLSDNLFTDNVEIQRGQKVFADDRNMEIFNLIQQGAIFTQGELFEQMNGILEQ; encoded by the coding sequence ATGAAATATACACGTCTTACAAAGGAACAACTGGAAGAACTGCATCCGGAATTTATTAACTTTCTGGCCTCACAGTCTATTGACAAAAGTGAATGGGATACCATCAAGAATAAAACACCGGAAGTGGCTGAACAGGAAATTGATGTTTTCTCTGATTTGATTTGGGAAGGGGTTTTGGGTAATGCGAAGTATCTGGAGCATTATTCTAAAAATTATATTTTCCTTTTCCACTGTACGGAGATTCATATGATGACGATTATTATTCGTTCCCTGATACCGGAAGTGGATCTGCTTAAAAAAGAGGGTTTGCAATGGTTGAGCGATAATTTGTTTACAGATAATGTTGAAATTCAGCGTGGTCAAAAAGTTTTTGCAGATGATCGTAACATGGAAATCTTCAATTTGATTCAGCAGGGAGCTATTTTTACACAAGGGGAATTGTTTGAACAGATGAACGGCATTTTAGAGCAATAG
- the rplI gene encoding 50S ribosomal protein L9, producing the protein MELILKQDVQNLGFKDDVVSVKPGYGRNFLIPQGFAILATPSAKKVLAENLKQKAHKEAKIVADAKAIGEALKALDIKIIAKAGGEKLFGSVTNADIAQILEKNGQSIDKKFITSGIVKRTGKYTASVRLHRDVIVELAYEIIAEQA; encoded by the coding sequence ATGGAACTTATTTTAAAACAAGACGTTCAGAATTTAGGATTTAAAGATGATGTAGTATCTGTAAAACCAGGTTACGGTCGTAACTTCTTAATCCCTCAAGGTTTTGCTATTTTAGCTACGCCTTCTGCTAAAAAAGTTTTGGCTGAAAACCTAAAACAAAAAGCACACAAAGAGGCTAAAATTGTTGCTGATGCAAAAGCTATCGGTGAGGCTTTAAAAGCTTTAGATATCAAAATTATTGCTAAAGCTGGTGGTGAGAAATTATTCGGATCAGTTACTAATGCTGACATCGCTCAAATTTTAGAGAAAAACGGTCAATCTATCGACAAAAAATTCATCACTTCAGGTATCGTTAAACGTACTGGTAAATACACTGCTTCAGTTCGTTTACACCGTGATGTAATAGTTGAATTAGCTTACGAAATTATCGCTGAACAAGCTTAA